Proteins co-encoded in one Neoarius graeffei isolate fNeoGra1 chromosome 11, fNeoGra1.pri, whole genome shotgun sequence genomic window:
- the LOC132893762 gene encoding uncharacterized protein LOC132893762, giving the protein MANVNIQQPEIKINIQERRNSRLIDERYISRQHVSIRRLRELIQTTDPKNPMKRYIKRERRPYPTPVEFWVSDVAHVTDKSGFKKILESEQFMAPESVFSWWDLKINKEEIRAAEERYMRNQCAELNVQQPFLEKFTTSPSFQPEKSRYGNYRFTFPLTDLMHWYKEQNCGGEEPVLRMYETVTYEQKIVYIVLIHSPEDNERFEKHPLLETSEWVHYQDGKIIWKAQAICEIHRYQFDSGEVQSLDYHQFYVWDQVSLVFHLPKNTKPRKVLKIPSERLIEALEACELGSEINLLRNKGPKGKERQESFLEAQRIVSELKKN; this is encoded by the exons ATGGCAAATGTGAATATACAGCAACCTGAAATAAAG ATTAACATCCAAGAGCGACGGAATTCACGTCTCATAGATGAGCGCTACATCTCAAGGCAGCATGTAAGTATACGAAGACTGAGAGAGCTAATACAAACAACGGACCCTAAGAATCCCATGAAGAGGTACATCAAAAGGGAACGCCGACCCTACCCAACTCCAGTTGAATTCTGGGTTTCAGATGTAGCTCATGTTACTGACAAGTCAGGATTTAAGAAGATACTGGAGTCAGAGCAGTTCATGGCTCCTGAAAGTGTGTTCTCATGGTGGGACTTAAAAATTAACAAAGAGGAGATAAGAGCAGCAGAGGAACGTTACATGAGAAATCAATGTGCAGAGCTGAATGTGCAGCAGCCATTTCTGGAGAAGTTCACCACATCACCTTCGTTCCAACCTGAGAAATCCAGATACGGTAATTATCGCTTCACATTCCCCCTCACTGATCTGATGCACTGGTACAAGGAACAGAACTGTGGAGGAGAAGAGCCGGTTCTCAGGATGTATGAGACCGTCACCTACGAACAGAAGATTGTGTACATTGTGCTGATTCACAGTCCTGAGGATAACGAACGCTTTGAAAAACATCCGCTTCTTGAAACCAGTGAGTGGGTTCATTATCAGGACGGGAAAATTATCTGGAAAGCACAAGCCATTTGTGAAATCCACCGGTATCAGTTTGATTCAGGAGAAGTGCAAAGTCTAGATTATCATCAGTTTTATGTCTGGGATCAGGTTAGTTTAGTCTTTCACTTGCCAAAAAATACTAAACCTCGTAAGGTCCTGAAAATCCCCAGTGAACGGCTTATTGAAGCCCTCGAGGCCTGTGAACTTGGCTCGGAGATAAATCTCTTGAGGAACAAAGGTCCTAAaggcaaagaaagacaggaaagcTTCTTGGAAGCTCAGAGAATTGTGAGTGAGTTGAAAAAGAACTGA
- the aftphb gene encoding aftiphilin isoform X5, whose translation MEPDVVRMYSSSPPPLDEDGEEEDEDDFGEFGGYCCGVSSSSGFSEYDTSAAFNQSYETDTLPPDLFTQSVRQTGKDLAIEETEEIMKEQEAANPKSLGCKTDVAVDRGNGKVDASKVLLNGPLSSDSQGVLSMVPVPGKYSTSKLQDFKLGGKDEHRDQVGHCLSNGPLTLCTSKDPEWPTVTTANSAESVLASSAEDSSRETNKASRAEGPIDSHQLLEDNISRRGVSEARDTLAGEGVTESQEVDSSLSSEGQSKKEKLKKEEMEDDALSYLSGSSSTSFCEIQIPGGSEDLGEVADASLTPVVEKNPMSEAQFKENAENYNETPVSPVVKEPLVAPGRVELEEDSEDLRLPVVDPTVGIVHDAEAEPVMREVNRVVVGSSVELDEDFGDFSVATQGFPDVSQTESMSQEGFADFVTALSDCSSHDEFVDTDTLQDLKEEEELGAEDEEEDNNNHEMMCSELPPSDSFADFSSAPFGSLAGTTGESWAEFGQHEDSEVQQESWAAFGEEQQSSTATAPSTESLQTDNVLFGLSHKLQHLFESTFPSTMAPENSDVPTLQALLEPQDHEEIRASVVMWRHLLDIHSAHGLKVQWVGSHSNRVLLDCLGIYNILFTGQNKQPVIVPMFAAGLGMLEPTKEPVKPSSTFSASSPGQGRSALCTRQVVSSLRLEDDDLQNMTTPRCKDLQIYKDH comes from the exons ATGGAGCCTGATGTTGTCCGCATGTACTCCTCCTCCCCACCTCCACTGGATGAGGACGGAGAGGAGGAAGACGAAGACGACTTTGGTGAGTTCGGAGGTTACTGCTGTGGGGTGTCCTCCAGTTCTGGCTTTTCAGAGTACGACACGTCCGCTGCATTCAATCAGTCGTATGAGACGGATACCTTGCCTCCTGACCTGTTCACGCAGAGTGTCCGTCAGACAGGGAAAGACTTGGCAATTGAAGAGACTGAAGAAATAATGAAGGAACAGGAAGCAGCAAATCCTAAGTCACTGGGATGCAAGACGGATGTTGCTGTGGACCGTGGTAATGGAAAAGTGGACGCATCGAAAGTTCTCCTTAATGGCCCTTTATCCTCTGACTCCCAGGGGGTGCTCTCTATGGTCCCTGTTCCAGGAAAGTATAGTACCTCTAAGCTTCAGGATTTTAAACTGGGTGGCAAAGATGAGCACAGAGATCAAGTGGGACACTGCCTTAGTAATGGACCCCTCACACTTTGCACCAGTAAAGACCCGGAGTGGCCTACAGTAACTACTGCAAACAGTGCAGAATCTGTGCTAGCATCTAGTGCAGAGGATTCCAGCAGAGAAACTAACAAAGCTTCTAGAGCAGAGGGTCCCATTGATTCTCATCAGTTGTTGGAGGATAACATCTCCCGGAGAGGGGTATCTGAGGCTCGGGACACTTTGGCAGGAGAGGGGGTAACTGAATCCCAGGAAGTCGATTCCAGTCTGTCAAGTGAGGGTCAAAGCAAAAAGGAAAAATTGAAGAAGGAGGAAATGGAAGATGATGCGCTCTCTTATCTTTCTGGTTCTTCCAGTACTTCCTTTTGCGAAATACAGATTCCGGGTGGGTCTGAAGATCTTGGAGAGGTTGCTGATGCATCGCTGACACCAGTGGTAGAGAAGAATCCAATGTCTGAGGCACAGTTTAAGGAAAATGCTGAGAATTATAATGAGACTCCAGTAAGCCCAGTGGTTAAAGAACCCCTTGTGGCTCCTGGAAGAGTGGAACTGGAAGAAGATTCTGAGGACTTGCGTTTGCCTGTTGTTGACCCAACAGTGGGGATAGTCCATGATGCGGAAGCAGAGCCGGTGATGAGAGAAGTTAATAGAGTTGTAGTTGGGTCTTCAGTTGAATTGGATGAGGACTTTGGAGATTTCAGTGTCGCTACTCAGGGCTTTCCAGATGTCAGCCAGACTGAATCCATGAGTCAGGAAGGATTTGCTGACTTCGTGACTGCGCTATCAGACTGCTCCTCGCATGATGAGTTTGTAGATACAGACACCCTGCAGGACTTGAAGGAGGAAGAGGAGCTGGGTGCAGAAGATGAGGAGGAGGACAATAATAATCATGAAATGATGTGTTCAGAACTCCCCCCAAGTGATAGCTTTGCAGATTTTAGTTCAGCTCCGTTTGGAAGCCTAGCAGGCACTACAGGTGAAAGTTGGGCAGAGTTTGGGCAGCATGAGGACTCTGAAGTACAGCAGGAGTCATGGGCAGCATTTGGTGAGGAACAGCAAAGTAGTACTGCAACAGCACCCTCTACTGAAAGCCTCCAGACTGAcaatgttttg TTTGGGTTGAGTCACAAACTGCAGCATCTTTTTGAAAGCACTTTCCCTTCGACGATGGCTCCAGAGAACTCCGATGTGCCGACCCTCCAGGCTCTGCTGGAACCCCAGGACCATGAGGAGATCAG GGCATCTGTAGTCATGTGGCGCCACCTGTTGGACATTCACAGTGCCCACGGCCTCAAGGTGCAATGGGTCGGCTCACACAGCAACCGAGTTCTGCTGGACTGCCTGGGAATCTACAACATC TTGTTTACTGGTCAGAACAAGCAGCCTGTCATCGTACCAATGTTCGCTGCTGGACTG ggaATGCTTGAACCCACCAAAGAGCCTGTGAAACCTTCCTCCACCTTTTCTGCATCTTCACCTGGTCAGGGAAGATCCGCTCTATGCACTCGG
- the aftphb gene encoding aftiphilin isoform X6: MEPDVVRMYSSSPPPLDEDGEEEDEDDFGEFGGYCCGVSSSSGFSEYDTSAAFNQSYETDTLPPDLFTQSVRQTGKDLAIEETEEIMKEQEAANPKSLGCKTDVAVDRGNGKVDASKVLLNGPLSSDSQGVLSMVPVPGKYSTSKLQDFKLGGKDEHRDQVGHCLSNGPLTLCTSKDPEWPTVTTANSAESVLASSAEDSSRETNKASRAEGPIDSHQLLEDNISRRGVSEARDTLAGEGVTESQEVDSSLSSEGQSKKEKLKKEEMEDDALSYLSGSSSTSFCEIQIPGGSEDLGEVADASLTPVVEKNPMSEAQFKENAENYNETPVSPVVKEPLVAPGRVELEEDSEDLRLPVVDPTVGIVHDAEAEPVMREVNRVVVGSSVELDEDFGDFSVATQGFPDVSQTESMSQEGFADFVTALSDCSSHDEFVDTDTLQDLKEEEELGAEDEEEDNNNHEMMCSELPPSDSFADFSSAPFGSLAGTTGESWAEFGQHEDSEVQQESWAAFGEEQQSSTATAPSTESLQTDNVLFGLSHKLQHLFESTFPSTMAPENSDVPTLQALLEPQDHEEIRASVVMWRHLLDIHSAHGLKVQWVGSHSNRVLLDCLGIYNILFTGQNKQPVIVPMFAAGLGMLEPTKEPVKPSSTFSASSPGQGRSALCTRVVSSLRLEDDDLQNMTTPRCKDLQIYKDH; this comes from the exons ATGGAGCCTGATGTTGTCCGCATGTACTCCTCCTCCCCACCTCCACTGGATGAGGACGGAGAGGAGGAAGACGAAGACGACTTTGGTGAGTTCGGAGGTTACTGCTGTGGGGTGTCCTCCAGTTCTGGCTTTTCAGAGTACGACACGTCCGCTGCATTCAATCAGTCGTATGAGACGGATACCTTGCCTCCTGACCTGTTCACGCAGAGTGTCCGTCAGACAGGGAAAGACTTGGCAATTGAAGAGACTGAAGAAATAATGAAGGAACAGGAAGCAGCAAATCCTAAGTCACTGGGATGCAAGACGGATGTTGCTGTGGACCGTGGTAATGGAAAAGTGGACGCATCGAAAGTTCTCCTTAATGGCCCTTTATCCTCTGACTCCCAGGGGGTGCTCTCTATGGTCCCTGTTCCAGGAAAGTATAGTACCTCTAAGCTTCAGGATTTTAAACTGGGTGGCAAAGATGAGCACAGAGATCAAGTGGGACACTGCCTTAGTAATGGACCCCTCACACTTTGCACCAGTAAAGACCCGGAGTGGCCTACAGTAACTACTGCAAACAGTGCAGAATCTGTGCTAGCATCTAGTGCAGAGGATTCCAGCAGAGAAACTAACAAAGCTTCTAGAGCAGAGGGTCCCATTGATTCTCATCAGTTGTTGGAGGATAACATCTCCCGGAGAGGGGTATCTGAGGCTCGGGACACTTTGGCAGGAGAGGGGGTAACTGAATCCCAGGAAGTCGATTCCAGTCTGTCAAGTGAGGGTCAAAGCAAAAAGGAAAAATTGAAGAAGGAGGAAATGGAAGATGATGCGCTCTCTTATCTTTCTGGTTCTTCCAGTACTTCCTTTTGCGAAATACAGATTCCGGGTGGGTCTGAAGATCTTGGAGAGGTTGCTGATGCATCGCTGACACCAGTGGTAGAGAAGAATCCAATGTCTGAGGCACAGTTTAAGGAAAATGCTGAGAATTATAATGAGACTCCAGTAAGCCCAGTGGTTAAAGAACCCCTTGTGGCTCCTGGAAGAGTGGAACTGGAAGAAGATTCTGAGGACTTGCGTTTGCCTGTTGTTGACCCAACAGTGGGGATAGTCCATGATGCGGAAGCAGAGCCGGTGATGAGAGAAGTTAATAGAGTTGTAGTTGGGTCTTCAGTTGAATTGGATGAGGACTTTGGAGATTTCAGTGTCGCTACTCAGGGCTTTCCAGATGTCAGCCAGACTGAATCCATGAGTCAGGAAGGATTTGCTGACTTCGTGACTGCGCTATCAGACTGCTCCTCGCATGATGAGTTTGTAGATACAGACACCCTGCAGGACTTGAAGGAGGAAGAGGAGCTGGGTGCAGAAGATGAGGAGGAGGACAATAATAATCATGAAATGATGTGTTCAGAACTCCCCCCAAGTGATAGCTTTGCAGATTTTAGTTCAGCTCCGTTTGGAAGCCTAGCAGGCACTACAGGTGAAAGTTGGGCAGAGTTTGGGCAGCATGAGGACTCTGAAGTACAGCAGGAGTCATGGGCAGCATTTGGTGAGGAACAGCAAAGTAGTACTGCAACAGCACCCTCTACTGAAAGCCTCCAGACTGAcaatgttttg TTTGGGTTGAGTCACAAACTGCAGCATCTTTTTGAAAGCACTTTCCCTTCGACGATGGCTCCAGAGAACTCCGATGTGCCGACCCTCCAGGCTCTGCTGGAACCCCAGGACCATGAGGAGATCAG GGCATCTGTAGTCATGTGGCGCCACCTGTTGGACATTCACAGTGCCCACGGCCTCAAGGTGCAATGGGTCGGCTCACACAGCAACCGAGTTCTGCTGGACTGCCTGGGAATCTACAACATC TTGTTTACTGGTCAGAACAAGCAGCCTGTCATCGTACCAATGTTCGCTGCTGGACTG ggaATGCTTGAACCCACCAAAGAGCCTGTGAAACCTTCCTCCACCTTTTCTGCATCTTCACCTGGTCAGGGAAGATCCGCTCTATGCACTCGG